Proteins from a genomic interval of Deltaproteobacteria bacterium:
- a CDS encoding cobalamin-binding protein — MKNQPRIFLTALIVMVVPLLALSLSTGAAAAGEKVTDLLGREMTVVENPQRIVALAPSITEIVYALGQEARLVGVTQYSDYPEAAAQLPKVGSYVHLDLERIVSLQPDLCIGVKDGNPKDVVDRLDDLQVPVFVVNPRDLQSVMQTLTAIGGLLQVRDRADAIVSGMQSRIEAVERAVSTSEKRPSVFFQIGVSPIVSVGTHTFINELIVKAGGRNLAAGEVAYPRYSREQVLGMAPDVIVITSMARHAVFEQVLAEWKQWPHIPAVRDGRIFMQDSNLFDRPTPRLVDGLELLAGMIHPELFEEGS, encoded by the coding sequence ATGAAGAACCAGCCGAGGATCTTTCTGACCGCACTGATTGTGATGGTTGTGCCCTTGTTGGCGCTAAGCCTGTCGACAGGCGCTGCCGCAGCCGGAGAAAAAGTCACCGACCTGCTAGGCAGGGAAATGACGGTCGTCGAGAATCCGCAGCGCATTGTGGCCCTGGCCCCCAGCATAACGGAGATCGTTTACGCCTTGGGCCAGGAGGCACGCCTGGTGGGCGTGACCCAATACAGCGATTATCCCGAAGCGGCGGCCCAGCTGCCCAAGGTGGGCTCCTATGTCCATCTGGACCTGGAACGCATCGTCTCCCTGCAGCCGGATCTGTGCATCGGCGTCAAGGACGGCAACCCCAAAGATGTTGTCGACCGCCTGGACGACCTGCAGGTGCCCGTGTTCGTGGTCAATCCCCGGGATCTGCAATCGGTAATGCAGACGCTGACCGCCATCGGGGGCCTGTTGCAGGTGAGAGATCGGGCGGATGCGATTGTGAGCGGCATGCAATCGAGAATAGAGGCGGTGGAACGGGCCGTATCCACGTCCGAAAAGCGGCCGAGCGTTTTTTTTCAAATCGGCGTTTCACCGATCGTTTCCGTGGGGACCCACACGTTTATCAATGAACTGATCGTGAAAGCCGGCGGCCGCAATCTGGCTGCCGGAGAGGTGGCCTATCCCCGGTACAGCCGAGAGCAGGTTCTGGGGATGGCGCCCGATGTCATCGTGATTACCTCCATGGCCAGGCATGCCGTTTTTGAGCAGGTCCTGGCCGAATGGAAACAGTGGCCGCACATACCGGCCGTCAGGGACGGTCGTATTTTCATGCAGGACTCCAATCTGTTCGATCGCCCCACGCCGAGACTGGTGGACGGCCTGGAGCTTTTGGCCGGGATGATCCATCCGGAGCTTTTCGAGGAGGGGTCGTGA
- a CDS encoding iron ABC transporter permease, producing the protein MKQDTPRLLYKILITTTVAVVFFLIAGLLGISIGSSGRTLFAVFEWLAGKGGHDPMLQTIVWEIRLPRVLLAALVGASLSMGGLVFQALLRNPLAEPYILGISGGAAIGAIIGILLGLARFPGVTFTAFVGSCATLALLLIMTSGGTILRKDSLLLSGVMVNAFCSALIMFLVSITQDARLHNIIFWLMGDMGMVGMGQVGMLAGILLPCFLLFFLLSNTLNLMVMGKETALAMGINVQVMNIVLLVTTSVMISASVSYSGLIGFVGLVMPHLLRLSLGPDHRVLVPACVFGGAGYMVLCDLLARALPRQGEMPAGVITALIGAPLFIYLLKKAK; encoded by the coding sequence GTGAAGCAGGACACCCCCAGACTGCTGTACAAGATCCTGATAACGACCACGGTTGCGGTCGTTTTTTTTCTGATAGCGGGCCTGCTGGGCATATCCATCGGTTCCTCGGGCCGCACCCTGTTCGCGGTGTTCGAATGGCTTGCCGGCAAGGGGGGGCACGATCCCATGCTGCAGACGATCGTCTGGGAGATCCGGTTGCCGCGGGTGCTGTTGGCGGCCCTGGTGGGGGCTTCTTTGTCCATGGGGGGGCTCGTGTTTCAGGCCCTGCTCAGGAACCCTTTGGCCGAACCCTATATCCTGGGTATCTCCGGGGGGGCGGCCATCGGCGCCATCATCGGCATTCTCCTGGGCCTGGCGCGTTTTCCGGGTGTGACCTTTACCGCATTTGTCGGAAGTTGCGCGACGCTGGCCCTGCTGCTCATCATGACTTCCGGCGGCACGATCCTGCGGAAGGATTCCCTGCTGCTCTCCGGCGTGATGGTCAACGCCTTCTGCAGCGCCCTGATCATGTTCCTGGTCTCCATTACCCAGGATGCCCGGTTGCACAACATCATTTTCTGGCTCATGGGGGACATGGGCATGGTGGGCATGGGCCAGGTCGGCATGCTTGCCGGCATCCTTCTGCCCTGCTTCCTGCTGTTCTTTCTGCTGTCAAATACCCTGAACTTGATGGTAATGGGCAAGGAGACGGCGCTGGCCATGGGCATCAATGTCCAGGTCATGAATATCGTCCTGTTGGTGACCACGTCAGTCATGATCAGCGCGTCGGTCAGCTACAGCGGCTTGATCGGATTCGTCGGGCTGGTCATGCCGCACCTGCTGCGGCTGTCCCTGGGGCCGGATCACCGGGTGCTGGTGCCGGCCTGTGTTTTCGGCGGGGCCGGTTACATGGTCCTGTGTGATTTGCTGGCCAGGGCCCTGCCCCGGCAGGGAGAAATGCCGGCCGGTGTGATCACGGCCCTGATCGGTGCGCCCTTGTTCATCTATTTACTGAAAAAGGCCAAATGA
- a CDS encoding U32 family peptidase, whose protein sequence is MHDLRKNIELLAPAGNFEKLEIALHYGADAVYLAGKDFSLRNFSGNFSRKELVRAVALAHGRKARVYVACNVYSRDSEHPALRDFLFFLKDLRPDGLIVSDPGVILCAQEIVPQLPLHLSTQANTTNSLAAAYWKKQGVRRINVARELSLGEIKTLADHVPVEIEAFVHGAMCISYSGRCLLSSFMENRDGNRGMCCQPCRFSYAVVEAKRPGQFYPLAEDQRGAYIFNSRDLCMIEHLPEMIAAGITAFKIEGRMKGINYLASVVKTYRAAIDAYLDDPAAYTCDPAWKEALATVSNRGYGTGFYLGAIDNTRPDYAGNLAGGHRFIAKVLEPLPGGRDGYRARVEVRNKIFTGDDIDIVTPGAPNGMDTIKAVHDADGGAVEFAQPGSLVVLTVDTPLKPFDLIRRRRSAGDDCKRTRPREQPKI, encoded by the coding sequence ATGCATGACCTCAGAAAAAATATAGAACTGCTGGCCCCGGCCGGCAATTTCGAAAAGCTCGAAATCGCCCTGCACTACGGTGCCGATGCCGTGTACCTGGCAGGCAAGGATTTCAGTCTCAGGAACTTTTCCGGCAATTTTTCCCGGAAGGAGCTGGTGCGGGCCGTCGCCCTGGCCCATGGCCGCAAGGCCAGGGTCTACGTGGCCTGCAACGTCTATTCCCGGGACAGCGAGCATCCCGCCCTGCGTGATTTTCTCTTTTTTCTCAAAGACCTGCGGCCGGACGGGCTCATCGTCTCCGACCCGGGCGTCATCTTGTGCGCCCAGGAGATCGTTCCACAGCTTCCCCTGCACCTCAGCACCCAGGCCAACACCACCAACAGCCTTGCAGCCGCCTACTGGAAAAAGCAGGGGGTGCGACGGATAAACGTAGCCCGGGAACTTTCTCTTGGAGAAATCAAGACGCTCGCGGACCATGTACCCGTGGAAATCGAAGCCTTCGTGCACGGCGCCATGTGCATCTCCTATTCCGGCCGGTGCCTTCTGAGCAGTTTCATGGAAAACCGGGACGGCAACCGGGGCATGTGCTGCCAGCCCTGCCGGTTCAGCTACGCGGTGGTCGAAGCCAAGCGCCCCGGCCAGTTCTATCCGCTTGCCGAGGATCAGAGAGGGGCCTATATCTTCAATTCGCGGGATTTGTGCATGATCGAGCACCTGCCTGAAATGATCGCAGCCGGCATCACCGCTTTCAAAATCGAGGGCCGCATGAAGGGCATCAACTATCTCGCGTCCGTGGTCAAAACCTACCGGGCCGCAATCGACGCCTACCTGGACGACCCCGCCGCCTACACATGCGACCCCGCGTGGAAAGAAGCGCTCGCGACGGTGAGCAACCGCGGCTACGGCACCGGATTCTATCTGGGCGCGATCGACAACACGCGTCCCGATTATGCCGGAAACCTTGCCGGCGGTCACCGTTTCATCGCCAAGGTGCTCGAGCCGCTGCCGGGCGGCCGGGATGGATACAGGGCCCGCGTGGAGGTACGCAACAAAATTTTCACGGGCGACGACATCGACATCGTCACCCCCGGCGCGCCAAACGGTATGGACACCATCAAAGCCGTCCATGACGCCGACGGTGGGGCCGTCGAATTTGCCCAGCCGGGGAGCCTGGTGGTCCTGACCGTCGACACCCCTTTGAAACCCTTTGATTTAATTCGAAGACGGCGTTCAGCCGGGGATGATTGCAAACGGACGCGCCCCCGGGAACAGCCTAAAATTTGA
- a CDS encoding ABC transporter ATP-binding protein: MMPATIEATRLAHAYGRTPVLDDISFAVTEGDFFIIIGPNGSGKTTLLKLLSGIHKPAGGGVAIGGKALDVYTRKGLARKIAYVPQMIQTDFPFTVREVVLMGRSPHLGMLGLERANDLELAEEAMGFTKIG, translated from the coding sequence ATGATGCCCGCGACGATCGAAGCCACCCGGCTCGCACACGCATACGGCCGGACGCCGGTACTGGATGACATCTCCTTTGCGGTTACGGAAGGTGATTTTTTCATCATCATCGGCCCCAACGGATCCGGCAAAACGACCCTGCTGAAGCTTTTGTCCGGCATCCACAAGCCGGCCGGCGGCGGGGTCGCCATCGGCGGAAAGGCGCTTGACGTCTACACCCGCAAGGGGCTGGCCCGTAAGATCGCCTATGTGCCCCAGATGATCCAGACCGATTTCCCCTTTACGGTCCGGGAGGTCGTGCTCATGGGCCGGTCGCCGCATTTAGGGATGCTGGGGCTGGAAAGGGCGAACGATCTGGAACTGGCCGAAGAGGCGATGGGATTTACCAAGATCGGGAA